The Paenibacillus swuensis genome contains the following window.
GTCCCTATATAGAACAGGCCATTCAAAGCGCGCTAAACCAGACCTATCCCAACATTGAGATTGTGGTGGTTGACGACGGGTCCACACGGCATGCGGAACGCATTCAGCCTTATGCGCACAAGATCAATTATATCGGTAAGGCCAACGGAGGCACCGCAAGCGCGCTTAATTACGGCATCCGGATCTCATCGGGTGAATATTTCGCGTGGCTGAGCTCAGATGATCTGTTCTATCCGCATAAAATTGCCCGCCAAATGGAATACATGTTGGCCCGGAATGCACAGATCAGTTATACGTCCTTCGACCTCATTAATGAATACAACGCCATTACCGGACGCCATGTGGCCACATCGTTCCGAAACGTCATTGAGTTCTACAGTTCCCTGCACAATTCCAATCCTATCAATGGCTGCACGGTTATTATGAAGAAGCAGACGATCGAAGCCTTAGGGTATTTTGATGAAAATCTTCCGTTTACCCATGATTATGATCTGTGGCTTCGAGCCATCTTGACCGGTTACGATTTCCACTACATTCATGAGCCGCTGACGCTGTATCGCTGGCATTCCAATATGGGTACCATGCGCCACCGTCCTGCTATTGATCTTGAAGTCGCTGCAACCCGATCCCGATATAAGCATTCGTTGGAGCACTATCTGTATCGGTTGACCCATTAACTTTTTTTGCCCAAAAAAAACGAGGTTTTCTCGTAGGTCGAAAGAGACCTGCAAGAGAACCTCGTTTCTGTTCGATTAACAGCCTTTAAAGACAGGAGCTCTCTTCTCCAAGAATGCCGTAACCCCCTCTTTATGATCCTCGGTCCTCCCCATAAGCCGCTGCCCCGCTTCCTCCCAGCCCAATACTGTGTTCAAGTCATGATCCATACTCTTATACATAATCTCTTTCATTTGTCCAAAAGCCTCCGTCGGCATGCTCACGAGATGCTGTGTAAACCGTTGAACTTCCGCATCCATCTGATCCTGAGGTAACAGCTTATTGGCCAGCCCTATGCTTACGGCTTCGGCACCGCCGATCACAGTGCCCAGCGCGGATAATTCCAAAGCTTTGGACAGCCCGACCAGTCTGGGAAGGAAGAAGTGTGCCCCCGCATCCGGAATCAGTCCGATCTTGATAAAGGCGACTGTCAGCTTGGCCTCTGCCGTTACAAGCCGAAAATCGCAGGCCAACGCCAGACTTAAACCCGCGCCGGCGGCAACACCGTGGATGGCCGCGACGATCGGCTTGCGGATGCTCATCATATAACGCAGAAGCTTGTTATACGTCTGGGCTAAATATTCGCCATAATCCGTTTCTCCCTGAACCCGTATACTGGATAAATCCGCTCCCGAGGAGAAGCCTTTACCTGCGCCCGTAAGCACGATACAGCGAACATCCGCATCTTCGTTCGCCGCTGTAAAAGCGGCGTAGAGGTCGCGGTGCATGCCCAGATGGATCGCGTTCAGCGTATTAGGATTATTCATCGCGATTGTAGCAACCCCGCTGTCAACGCTGTAATTTACGGTATCAAACATTGCGCCATTCTCCTTTCGGCTTGTTTGTATTCCTGCCTCAGCTCTTCAACCAGCGCCGCTGTCGACATAACCCGCTTGATGGTGTTGATTCCCTGTCCCGCCGACCAAATATCCCGCCAGGCTTTGGCATCCTGCTTCTCCATCTGCGAGAAATTAACCGATGCCTTCTTCTCAAGCAGCTCTGGATCCAGACCCGCGTTTCGCAAGCTTGGAATTAAATAGTTGGCTTTAACGCCGCTAAAGGCGTCCGTATAAATCAGGTCGTCCGAACTCGACGCAATCAGCATCTCCTGATACGCAACGCTTGCATAGCCTTCACTCGCGGCAATAAACCGCGTTCCCATATAAGCGAAGTCCGCACCGAGAGCCGCGGCGGCAAACACATCCTGACCTGTCGTTATACTGCCCGCCAGGATGACGGTACCGGTCCAGAATTCCCGCACGGCTCCCATAAATGCGAACGGATGAAGCGTTCCCGCATGCCCCCCCGCTCCGTGACAGACAAGTATCAGTCCGTCCACGCCGGTCTGCGCCGCTTTTCTGGCGTGGGTTAAATTACTGACGTCCGAATAGACCAATCCACCGTACTGATGCACAATGTCTACAACGGGTCCCGGGGCGCCAAGGGAGGTGATGACGATCGGAGGTTGATGTTTCTTTATTAGCTCCACGTCGGCTTCATACCGCGTATTCGTTTTGTGAACGATAAGATTGACCGCCCAGGGAGCGACGCGCCGACCGGGTTCCTGAGCCCTGCTCTGCTTCAATTGTTCTGCAATCCGTTTCATCCAGTCCTCAAGAATGTCGGTTGTTCTAGCATTCAACAACGGGAAGGAGCCGATAATTCCTGCTCTGCAGCATTCAATCACCAACTCCGGACTGGAAATAAGAAACATCGGCGCCGCAATAACGGGGAGACTCATCTGTTCTTTCATTTTATGCTGTGTTTCGGTTGTCAATGGAACTCACCCTCTCAACTTAAACTAGTAGTCGTAAAGCGCTTCCATAAATTGAGCTTAAAGTGAATGAATAGTCATTCATTATTAATATATTTTATCATCTCTATGATCAGGTGACAATACTTTGTGAAGTTACATTTGCTGCAAAAAGTAAGAATAATTGCTGTTTGGCCTGAGGTACGATAGAATGAATATCTTAAACTAAAGAGCGCGAAGGTGACCAGAATGATTGAAATTAAAAGATCCAAACTTGGCAACGGGGAATTTAACAGAGGTGTATTTGCGACAAGGAACATTGCCAAAGGTGAGCTTATTCACGAAGCGCCGGTTGTTCCTTACCCGAATGAGGAGCATGAGTTCATCGAGAAGACGATGCTTGCGGACTATGTTTTCGAATATGGCATGAATCATACCGCTATTCTCCTGGGATATGGCAGTTTGTTTAATCATTCGTACAAACCTAACGCCACCTATGAGATTAACTTTGATCAACATACCTTTGATTTCTATGCTTATACCGATATTCAGTCCGGGGATGAAATTCTGATTAACTATAACGGAGATGAAGATTGTAACGACCCTTTGTGGTTCTACGAAGACTATAAACCAACTCCCGATGATTCGGAATAATGAACACAGGCAGCCGCCTCTTGACGGCTGCCTGTTTCTTTAGTCGCGAAAGGATTTACCTTGGGCAACAAGCGCTTGTCCAAGCCGCTCGACCGCCTTGGGTCCTACGCCGTGCAGCTTGAGAAGCTCTTGCTGAGTTATTTGGGTTAGTTGTCCGAGCTTGAAATAACCCGCAGCCCGTAAAGCCCTTGTTGCGGGTTGCCCTATATTCGAGGGTAAATCACTCTCTTGATTACTAGGATCCACGTTCATTTCACCAACAACTCCTTTCAATATTAACGATACCTTAGAGCTATAATGAATGTAACCAACGAAGCAATACTGGCGAGCGTTCGAACATGGTTCCAAGCCGTCCACTCGGTAACATAGCGGCTCCAGAGATCAATGCTTCCCGCACTGTTCGGTAGGACGGCTGCCAGCTTGTCGTTCATCGGTACGTTGAATACCATCGTCACCACAACGACAAGGAGATAAAGCAGGCTGCCTGCAAGTACATAAGCTGCACCGGCTTCCCCTCGTTTAATTAACGAGAAGATCGCCAAGACGACACAAGCCAGAGTCGTTCCAGAGAATACAAGGCCGAACACAGGATTTAATATCGTGCTGTTAATGGATTGCATAGCAGCAATGCCTTGCCCGTGCGGGAGACGCCCTAAGGCCGTCATGATACATACAGAAAAGGCAAAGAACAGGCCGGCCATCAGTCCGGTTCCCACAGCTGAGAACCAGGTCAATCCGAATAGTAACCGATCGATCATCTTAATCCCCCCAAATACATTACAGATACACGTCAACATCTAACTACAGCGAAGCTTGCTCAGGCAATGGCAACCACCGAAGAACATCCTGGATTCGCGCATCCCAATAGCCCCATTCGTGGTTACCCGGACCCTCTTCGTAAGTAAGCGGAAGCCCCAGCTTACGTGCGTGGTTCAAGAAACGTTGATTATCTTCGTACAGGAAATCCTCCGTACCGCAGCACTGATACAATAACGGCACCTTCTCCTTCCCCGCAGCTAGTCCGTCTGCAAGAAAAAACAAATCCAACCCGCTTCCTTCTACTTCTGCGGTATTACCTACAATTCCCCTATATTCCTTCTCATTCATCGTTTTCATCACTGTGATATCCAATGCGCCTGACAGACTTGCCGCGGCGGCGTAGCGGTCCGGATGGGAAAGCGCGAGCTTGAAAGCTCCATAACCGCCCATGGAAAGGCCCGCAACATAATTATGCGTCCGTTCGGCGGACAGTGGAAAGAACGAACGGGCGATGGAGGGCAGTTCCTCCGCGATAAACGTGCTTTTGCCGGAACCGTTGTTGCCTATGATTGCTGTCCATGAATCGGTTTACAGCTGAATTCCACTTGAAGCTTCTCCCGAGTATCAAAGGTCCAATAGGCTCCGCCCTGCGCCATATCCGTATAATAGCTGCGATGAACGGAAGGCATGACAACGGCTAACCCCAGCTGAGAAACATATCTCTCAATTGAAGTTCTGCGCATCCAGATCGTGTGATCATCGGATAAACCATGAAGTAAATACAGCACCGGAAATTGGCCTGTTGGAGCATGTCCTTGCAGTCCGATTTGAGACGATGTTTCTTGGGGCAAAATAACATTCATAGAGCAAGATAGTCCAAGCACTTCAGAGAAAAAATCACATTGTATGAAAGCCATGAACAACACCTCTTCAGTAAGGTTATGATATGCACCAGTATATCTCATAATCTTGCGGCTGTAATGCACTAAATCATCGACAAAAAAACCTCATCGAAACCCGAAGAGGTTATTTCATCCACAATGGAACGTACAATTTATTTCTCACAGACCAACAGAATAATGGGACCTCCGCTTCCCTTGATTACCGTTCCTTCCGGCAATTGTGTGTAATGTTCCAGCACTCGCAGTCCACTCCGCATAACCAACCGTTCCAACTCCGCCGGGCGGTAGTGACGATAATGGTAAGGATTTACGCCGCCGGGATACCAAGGATTATTCTGATGGGGCACCACGTCCTCATTAGGCGCGGATATGAGAAGCTTCCCGCTGGGACGCAGTAACCGCGACAGGATGCGGACGAAAGCGACGTCGTCCTCTATATGTTCCACGGTCTCGAAGCAAGTGATGGTCTGGTATCGGTGAATCCCGACGATTGACTCGAACTCTCCGGCAAAGTCGGCCTGAATGTAATAAATATGTTCTTTGGCAAAGTGTTGTCTCGCCCAATTCAATGCATCTTCCGACCGGTCGACCGAAGCGATAAATTCCGCTTGCGTATGAACACCCATATAATAAGATCCGTATCCGGAACCGCACGCGGCATCCAGAACGCCTCCAGAAGGACCGATAAATCGTGTGGCGAAGCGATATCGTTCGGCGTGATCTTTACTGATTCGCAGAGCCTCCTCGAACGTAGCGGCATACAATCGCTCGCCTTCCGTGAAATCCGCGCTCATGAACCTCCCTCCTTCTTACATGTATTTCATAAATGCTTCGATGATGGCGAAATCCGGCATCGTATAGCCCGACGGCAATCCGGTCATAATCCGGTTCCAGACCACAGAGTCTACTTCCAATTCCGGTTCGGAGACATAGATCGTGAATAATGAATCGTACAGCACAGAAGGTACTTTTACCTCTTCCATGATAGTTCGTTACCCCCTCTTGGCCAAAGCTTGCGAGTATACGTCTAACGTATTCTCAAAGTTACGCTCCAGCAACCAATATGTTCTGCCCCATTCCGCCGCATTACGACCCAGATCCTTGCGGAAACCGTCATTAGCCAATAGCAAGTGAAGATGTTGATATAATAATTCGGCTTCGGAATGCGGAGAAATAAGTCCCGTGACGCCATGCTGCACCATTTCCGGCAGTCCTCCGGCATAAGTCGTTACCACAGGTTTCCCGGCCACTTGAGCTTCTATGACGGAATAGGGTTGATTATCCTGTAAACTAGGTTGTACATATATATCGCACATTCCCATCAGAGCAGGGATATCGTTCCGGCTGCCCAGGAACTTTACGTATTCTGACAATCCCAGTTCCATTGAAAAACTTATGAGATTGTTGCCCATCTCACCTTCGCCCACAATCCAGCATTCCCAATCACTTCTGGCTTTGTGAAGCTTGGACAGTGCTACCAGCAAATATTGAATGCCCTTCAGATGAACAAGTCGTCCTGTATACATAATGACTTTTTTGCCTTTAGGCTTCACAATGTCGGACTTCTCCCGCATTCGCTTGGAAAAATGATTTACATCCAAACCATAGGGGAACACGGTAATCTGTTCCGGAGTTACCCCCTGAGAAGTTAATATATTCTTCATCCACTGGGAGGAAGCAATTGTAACGGTTGAGGATTGTACGCCTTCAAGCTCTAATGTCTGGTAGAAATCCACAAGCTGCTCCTTCTGGACAGGGGTTAACCCATTCGTTTTCGGCAGCAATCGAATTTCGTTCGGCAATGAACCATGAAGGCTGGCCACAAGAGGCGTATGAGACGCCTTGACCCTGGACAGGGCACGGGAAGAAATGGCATCATGCGTATGGATTAAATCATAGTTCGCGATACCGAAATAAGCGGCCGAGAGCTCCATACAATAGCGGTCTGCCTCCGTCTGCATGATCCAAGGGCTCAAAGCGAGACAACTTCGGGATAATTTGGATAGGATTAACGGCATCAAAGTTTCTTTATGAAGACGCTCATTTTTATTGATGATATGAAAGTAATCATTGGAGTTCCCCATAATATCCACTTCGTGACCGCGGCTTTCCAGACTTTCTTTCAGTTGGGACATTAACGGCCAGACTCCCCCGAGATGGGGAAGCTCCCAATAGGTGGCCAGCAGTATTTTCACCGGATGCACCTTCCTCAAGAGATTTAGTCTACTAATACTATATTCCTGTTGGCCGTTTCCGTATGGTTGATTTCCCTGCGGCTTAACAAAAATAGACAACCCGTCCCTATCGCCTTTCAATCATTGAAGCATATGCTGTCATATCTGTTCATAACAGGAGGTAAAGTATATGGCTACAAGGATCTTGAAACAAATCACCAATCCTCCCGTTGACGGGGGATATTATATCACGGAGGCCAACCTTCATTTGATGAATCCCGGAAACCTCACCTTTAATGTATTAATCCGGGTGCTTACCGGCACCACGGTGCGGGGACAGTATCTGCATGAACTGGAATCCGTACATTCCGCTAAATCCAGCGTGGTTCTTTATGGCATTCCCCTGCTTTACGACGACATTTCGTTCATCATTTACACTTCCGTTACAGGTTCACACCCGCTTCATATCCGGCTGAATATACTGGATGTGTACCATAACGAGATTTTGAGATATACGGAAGATGACTTTGTCATGCTGGGCTAATAAACCCCCAACGTATTTAACATGGCAATAAACCTGTCTGTGTACAGCGAAGGCGCGAATGTAGTTGCGATATGAGTTTGCGCGTGATCGCGAAGACTGGCGCGATAATTGGGACTGCTCATCATGGTACGCGCTTCGTGCACCGCCTGAGGAATGTTGCCCAGCGGATAAAACTGACCTGTTACTTCCGGAATAATAAAGATTTTTACACCGTCTGAATCAGTGGACAACACCGGGCATCGGCAACTCATCGCTTCCGCTACGGCATAGCCGAATCCCTCTACCTTAGAGGTGGAAATGACAAGACCGCCAGAGTCCCCGATCATGGATAAGTAGTCGGCCATCTCATCGTGAGGCACATTGGACCTTCGCACGATATGCGGCAACAAATGTAAGGCGTCAACCATTAGGTTGTATTTGTGCAGTTCTGCGGGATCATAAAGATTGGCATCCTCAAACATCCATAGCTTTAACACGGGAAATTCCTTTAGCAGCCAGTAACCGATCTCCAGAAAGTCGGACCAATTCTTGTTGGCTTCAATCCTTCCCACCCATCCGATAATCGGATATGCCGCGGGCACTTGAGGTCGATACGTAAACCTTGAGGTGTCCAGCAAGTTGGTGAAACAGAAATGCTTTACGGTCGGAAACATCGATTGGAACAAATGAATCAAATGCGGCGTTGTCGGGTACAGAACCGCGTCACAACAAGATCGAATGTACTCTGCCCCTTGATGTAATGAAAGCTCCGCTTGTTCCATTGAGCCCAAGCCCTGCGCTTCATATACCAATGGTCCGCGATACCCGAGCCGGCGGAGTCTTGCCAGCATTTCGAAATCGGAGCCCACGAAGACGGCATCGTATCCTTCGGTCATGATCAGTGCGTGAATGGCCGCATCCTGGTTAGTTACATGAATCGGTGTGCCTCGGTTGTTCTGCGTTCCCGCACCGCTCATTGTATATAGAATTTGGCAGACTACACCGCGCTCCTGGAGCGCTTCGCACCTTAACCGGTTCAAGGTTTCCATCCCGCCGCTGGGTACGAAATAGGTAAACAAGATTTTCATATGCATGCCTCTTTTCCCTTGAGAAAATGAACCAGACACTGGGGTTATATATGATGAGCCCCTTCGGCTAAACCTTGCGCGAATCCGGTATGAAATCCTTGATTATATCCCTCGTTAAACGCTCTGTGGTTTACAACGGCTCGCTTGGGAACCCGTTTGGCCGTGATCACCTTACGTTTGCGACCCTGCTTCCGAGCTAATCTTCGTCCTGTCAATTGCCGTTTCAGGACTCGTTTTCTGGTGACAACGGCACGACTTTTCCTTGCCGATTTACGGCCTATTTGAACCCGTTTCTTCATTTTGCGAATGATAATCACCTCCGAACTCCTGCGTCTTAAGCATCTATAACGCTCCAAATATTAAAGTTAACGCTTGATGAAGTCTGTGCGCGTAAGTATGTTCACTCATGGTTCTGCGCAATCCCCTCAAAGCGATCGCGCGCCGCTCATTCTCATGGATGAGATAATGCTCAAGCTTGTGCAGCATTTCCTCAGGTGAAGAATAAGTTGCGATTTCATGTCCCGGTACATAGAACCTCTCCAAATCGGCTCTGGCATCCGTTAATTGCAGCGTTCCGGTTGCCGATATTTCAAACGTTCGCGGATTCGGCGAAAGCGCACCGATCTTTCGTGTATTGTGGTTGTACGTTTCATCATCGGGATCTCTGTGAAGGTTGATCACAATTTTGGTGCCGCTGTAATGCTCCGCTGTTTCTGCGGGGCCCAGCCATTTTCCCAGATCTATTTTGGAAGCGAGGCGTTTATAGTTCTGCAATCGATCCCACCAAATTCCGGTAAAGCGAATATCTTTGGACGCCAGCGGGCCCGCAATCTGGTCGAAGAAAGCGATACGATTCCAATATCCGCTACCTATAAAGGCGATATCTCTGCGGGCATGACGCCCGACCTGCCTGGGCCGATAAACGGAGGATTGCGCGCCGAAGGGCAAATAATGAACCTGCGCGCAGCCATTCTGTTGATAGAACTCCACACAGCTGAGCTCGAGGGTAAATACATGATCATAATGCCTGGCGATCCAGATCGTAACGTCTGTATAGTACGGGTCATCGGCGAGCCATAGTGCGGTTAATATGCCTAATTCCCGAATGCGGTCAATCTGGGCTACCTGCAAGGTCATACCGTCCAATACGAACACCAGATTCGGCCGCAATTGTTGGGACAAAGCCGCGATATCCTGTGTCGGATCACCCAAATGCAGTTCCCGGACAAGCCCGCGCAACGCTTCTATGATCGCATCATCAATAGGGTTATAGGGAAAGCCCTTTCCGGAGGATACATAGAGGACGCTCATCTCCCGTATGGGTATATTCAAAGGCGCGGTTTCCCGTATGATGGATTCGCATTGACCCATGTAATAGCCGTCATTCAGACCAAATTTGTATCCGGAATGCCAGCGGCTCTTGCGATGTTCCGAAGGTTTACGCATACCGGCGCTCTTCTTACGCATAATCTCACCTGCCTTATCATCATGAACTGTACATCATTTGCAGCATCTGATTCAGACGCTTGTGAAAGGTGTGTTCCGCATAGGTCCGTTTAAGTCCCCGCAGCGCAATGGTCCTTCGTTCATCTTCATGATTAAGATAATACTGGATTTTGTCCGTAAGCTCAGCCGCGTTACTAAATGTCACAATATCATGCCCCGGTGTATAAAATTGGCTTAAATCCTGCCTGATATCCGTTAATTGCAGCGTGCCGCAGGCCGAAATCTCATAGGTTCGGGGGTTAATCGAGTGGGCGGGTATTTTTAACCGGTTTCGGTTATAAATTTCATCATCCGCCGCACGATGCAGATTGATGACGATTTTGGCACCGCTGTAATATTTCACGGATTCTTCCGTAGGGATCCATTCCAGCCGAATTCGTTTCTGCAGCAATTTATAATTACGCATCTTTTCCCATTGGGAACCGGCGATAACCGTATGAATCCGGGACAGATACGGTGCCATCTGATCAAAAAGCGCTGTTCGGTTTGTAAATCCGTTTCCGATGAAACATACATCTGAGCGGTATTCAGCCCCTACATGCTGCGGTCTGTAAACGGCCGGGTTTACTCCTAAAGGCAGATAGTGAACCTGAGCGCAGCCCAGCGAGGTATAATACGGTATGCAACTAAGTTCGTGTGTAAATACGACATCATACTGGACAGCAATCGCTCCGGAGAAATCCGTAAAGTAGGGATCATCCGCAAACCACACCGCGGTTTTAATGCCCATGGCGCGAACGGCCTGGATTTGCATCGGGTGATCGGGAGGAAACGTGTGCAAACCGTTGATGACCAGTACCAGATCGGGACGGTGCATCGCCGCAAGCCCTTGAATATCTTGTTGATTTCCCACAATCGTTTCGGTTACCAGCGTACGCAATGCCGTAATTACCCCGTTATCAATCCCTTCAAAGCCTTGGGGGATGAGCAGCACCCGCAGATTTCGAAGAGGATACGCTTCGGGCGGCAAACTGTGAAGTATGGCTTGACCCGCGCCGTGCATATACCCATGCGACCAACCTAGCTGAAACCCGCTGTCACGGCTGGACGTCTGGATTCTGCGGGCTTTCCTGTGAGCTGCCATTTCATCACCTCCTCTTTCATGAGCTGCCTTTCCATTTGCGCTTGCGCATCCGGTCCTGATAGTGGAAACGTCCGTCCGTCATCGCCAAGTAGGCTTCCATCGCTTCCAAGTGATCGCCGATACGCAGTTCCATTTCTTCCGTGCCTCTGGAACGCAAGGCCCATTTCGATTGCGATAAATGAATCATGCGACACGCGCTTACTATTAAGTTGGCGCGAAGAGCTGTAAGTTGAGCTTTGGGAGGTATCATCAGCAGCTCGGCTCCTATGACCTCCAGCGCCTTTCGCGAAAGCGCGTGAGGCAGAGTCGCCATCGAATTCGCTGCGAGGTCTTCTCGCCCCATCGCATGATTCATAAATTCTTGCAGAACACTGACCCGGTCCCTCAGATGAAAGAAGGGAAGCAGCGGTGTCATATCCGCAAGCGCGATATCCACGCCTTTTCCCGCTGCGGCAAGGAGAGGAATGAAAAAGTCGGCTTGAGCGGGAACGCTCCCGTCCGTGAACAGCAGAATGTCTCCAGTCGCTTTCAGCGCGCCCAGGGTACGTCCTACATCCTGGCCCAGAGCATCCGGATAATACAGGGTGAGGATGCCATCCGGTTCTGAGGCTGCCTCAGTCCCGGGATTCGGCGTCCCGTCCTGCACGATGATGATCTCGTGCAGGGACATCCGCCGCAGCTCCCGAAGCAGCTGCGGGTGCGCTCCCTGTCCGCCGCTTACCGTTACGACGGCGGACACGGTTTGCCCGGTGGGCAGCAAGAGCCACGGCGGCGGATCCGCAGGGCCGAACACCCCGCGCAGGTAAGCGCCCACCAGCTGCGCGTAGCGGGCGGGCGGAGCTTGGCGACGCCCCGCCGCGCCGTACCAGGACACCCATAAACGGGCAAGGCTCCGTTTATGGGTGTCCGCGGGGGCCGCAGCCAGCAACGCGCGGTGGCTGCGGCCCGCCCGGTGCGCGGCTGCGAGCAGCGCCGCGCTGAGCCGGGTGCCGCCGGAGGTTGCGCGGTCGGCGGCACCCGGTCCGCGGCCCCGCGAGCGGCCGCGGCCGGGGGAGCGCCCGCTGCGCTTCAGCGGGCGTGAGGCTCTGCCGGCGGGCTTGCGGCCGGCGGCGCGGGAAGCGGGCTTGCGCGGCTTCATGAGGCGGTCACCTCCCGACGGTGCGTTGCCGATTCAGGTCTGGCCGGTTGCCGCGCGGGTCCGTCATGCGAATGTACCAATGGATCGCTTCCAGGTGATCCCCCATGATCAAATGCTGCAACGGATCCACCGCAAAAGCCTTGCGCCTTCGCGGATTTTTCCGTCCCACATCAATACGGTGTACCGCGCTGACGTATAATCCGTTATGGATGGCCATGGACAGAGCAAGCGGGGGAACCGCGAGGTTCTCGCAGCCGATCGACTCCAAGGCGCGGCGGCTTAACGCATGCGGAATGGTAGTCAGGGAAGCGCCCTTGAGATCCGGCCGGTTCAACGCTGCAGACATCGCATGCTTCGCCAGCACGACCGGATGTACGATCTTCCGTTTGGTATAGCCCAAATACTGATTTAACGCGACGTCCACACCCTGTTCAACGGCTCGCACCAGAGGAATAAGATCCTTCGCCGGTATAACAATGTCTCCGTCGATGAACAAGAGGATATCGCCTCTGGCGGCTTGAGCTCCCACCCCGCGTCCCACATCATGCCCCAGCGGCTCGTCAAAGCTGATAACCTTCGCCCCCATACGGACGGCGAGTTCTCGAGTACCGTCTTTAGAACCGTTGGCGACGACTATAATCTCCGTTTCCGGGTGGACTCTGGCGGCTTGGGTAATGATGCGGCTGATCGTCTTGATCTCGTTCATAACCGGAATGATTACGGATACTTTAGGAGAAAGAGAGTTGACGAACGTAAAGGAACGGCGTTGCCTGTTGGATTTGCGGACGGCTTTATGGCGATGATGCATCTCTTTTCAGCCTCCTTAAAGCTTTTTCACCCACAGTGTATGTGTATAGGGTATTTGTGTAACGGCTTTAGCACATCCACGTTTATATTGGTGCGAATGCCCGCGGTACAAGTGCGGATAAGCATTAGGGAAGGGGAAAACATCCCGTTTTTTGGGCAAAATAATCGCATCCAGCCACGAAGTGTGTATAAAGGTAACGATTTATTTTGAGAAGTTGCCCGTTTACGCTATTTCCGGATCTTTAAACACGACCCCAACAAATAGATAAACGAACTTCCTTCGTGTGTCGTCAAAACTGCACATGAAGGAACTTCGTTTCTTCGTTTACCTATGATTACTTAAATGCACTAAATATAGAGAAATTCTGCTGCTTAAGAGTGTAAATAGTTACCTTGCCCGTTGAAGCACAAACATAACCTTCGCAACACACCGCGTGTTCGGATCGATGCGGGACAGAC
Protein-coding sequences here:
- a CDS encoding glycosyltransferase family 4 protein; the encoded protein is MKILFTYFVPSGGMETLNRLRCEALQERGVVCQILYTMSGAGTQNNRGTPIHVTNQDAAIHALIMTEGYDAVFVGSDFEMLARLRRLGYRGPLVYEAQGLGSMEQAELSLHQGAEYIRSCCDAVLYPTTPHLIHLFQSMFPTVKHFCFTNLLDTSRFTYRPQVPAAYPIIGWVGRIEANKNWSDFLEIGYWLLKEFPVLKLWMFEDANLYDPAELHKYNLMVDALHLLPHIVRRSNVPHDEMADYLSMIGDSGGLVISTSKVEGFGYAVAEAMSCRCPVLSTDSDGVKIFIIPEVTGQFYPLGNIPQAVHEARTMMSSPNYRASLRDHAQTHIATTFAPSLYTDRFIAMLNTLGVY
- a CDS encoding CgeB family protein codes for the protein MRKKSAGMRKPSEHRKSRWHSGYKFGLNDGYYMGQCESIIRETAPLNIPIREMSVLYVSSGKGFPYNPIDDAIIEALRGLVRELHLGDPTQDIAALSQQLRPNLVFVLDGMTLQVAQIDRIRELGILTALWLADDPYYTDVTIWIARHYDHVFTLELSCVEFYQQNGCAQVHYLPFGAQSSVYRPRQVGRHARRDIAFIGSGYWNRIAFFDQIAGPLASKDIRFTGIWWDRLQNYKRLASKIDLGKWLGPAETAEHYSGTKIVINLHRDPDDETYNHNTRKIGALSPNPRTFEISATGTLQLTDARADLERFYVPGHEIATYSSPEEMLHKLEHYLIHENERRAIALRGLRRTMSEHTYAHRLHQALTLIFGAL
- a CDS encoding CgeB family protein, which encodes MAAHRKARRIQTSSRDSGFQLGWSHGYMHGAGQAILHSLPPEAYPLRNLRVLLIPQGFEGIDNGVITALRTLVTETIVGNQQDIQGLAAMHRPDLVLVINGLHTFPPDHPMQIQAVRAMGIKTAVWFADDPYFTDFSGAIAVQYDVVFTHELSCIPYYTSLGCAQVHYLPLGVNPAVYRPQHVGAEYRSDVCFIGNGFTNRTALFDQMAPYLSRIHTVIAGSQWEKMRNYKLLQKRIRLEWIPTEESVKYYSGAKIVINLHRAADDEIYNRNRLKIPAHSINPRTYEISACGTLQLTDIRQDLSQFYTPGHDIVTFSNAAELTDKIQYYLNHEDERRTIALRGLKRTYAEHTFHKRLNQMLQMMYSS
- a CDS encoding glycosyltransferase family A protein, giving the protein MKPRKPASRAAGRKPAGRASRPLKRSGRSPGRGRSRGRGPGAADRATSGGTRLSAALLAAAHRAGRSHRALLAAAPADTHKRSLARLWVSWYGAAGRRQAPPARYAQLVGAYLRGVFGPADPPPWLLLPTGQTVSAVVTVSGGQGAHPQLLRELRRMSLHEIIIVQDGTPNPGTEAASEPDGILTLYYPDALGQDVGRTLGALKATGDILLFTDGSVPAQADFFIPLLAAAGKGVDIALADMTPLLPFFHLRDRVSVLQEFMNHAMGREDLAANSMATLPHALSRKALEVIGAELLMIPPKAQLTALRANLIVSACRMIHLSQSKWALRSRGTEEMELRIGDHLEAMEAYLAMTDGRFHYQDRMRKRKWKGSS
- a CDS encoding glycosyltransferase family 2 protein is translated as MHHRHKAVRKSNRQRRSFTFVNSLSPKVSVIIPVMNEIKTISRIITQAARVHPETEIIVVANGSKDGTRELAVRMGAKVISFDEPLGHDVGRGVGAQAARGDILLFIDGDIVIPAKDLIPLVRAVEQGVDVALNQYLGYTKRKIVHPVVLAKHAMSAALNRPDLKGASLTTIPHALSRRALESIGCENLAVPPLALSMAIHNGLYVSAVHRIDVGRKNPRRRKAFAVDPLQHLIMGDHLEAIHWYIRMTDPRGNRPDLNRQRTVGR